One window of Phoenix dactylifera cultivar Barhee BC4 chromosome 5, palm_55x_up_171113_PBpolish2nd_filt_p, whole genome shotgun sequence genomic DNA carries:
- the LOC103711694 gene encoding uncharacterized protein LOC103711694 has translation MGGRSKEKKGTNRRKEQATTMAEPDPPHHPSKLPTPTSGTANPQDQHASAKFLSSFPYKTIFFAIFITLLPLFPSQAPESMNQSIFARSWELLHLLVVGIAISYGLFSHRNTEPELEKEAAWKADSPQSYLSQILHVSSVFDDYEVGSPRRLLDESKIQTWSSQHCRNNPVVVVKKDGTNVTEATNRPLRLPVRSLKSCAQDSGLHDSCYEFIDGHSGSVNGIEEPRSFDALNSRNDTKGSAVFPSPVPWRSRSGRMEAMDELASGAGRYPSPPSRSPPPSILGAAMGPSKIPSFRSPKRLSSSPTLSPDAKARSSEDVGRKKSFCMSSAPPAPPPPPPFLGHHCYPPISDKNVVTKSFKDELKDLSRRGRKGFQSANDSGFDSLMSAPKTTNDAQSATPGRATKTGAKQSFGYEAHQHSLAPRYQSEVENELMEKKVIISSEDSDSDDDPSESSDKVVVSNSAAEAGPEENEVDKKADEFIAKFREQIRLQRIESIKISSRQGNLRNPK, from the coding sequence ATGGGAGGgagatcaaaagaaaagaaaggaacaaaCAGAAGAAAAGAGCAAGCCACTACAATGGCAGAGCCAGATCCTCCCCACCACCCCTCCAAACTGCCAACTCCAACGTCTGGAACTGCAAACCCACAAGACCAGCATGCCTCAGCTAAATTCCTCTCCAGTTTCCCCTACAAAACCATCTTCTTCGCCATCTTCATcaccctccttcctctctttccctccCAAGCACCAGAGTCCATGAACCAATCCATCTTCGCCAGAAGCTGGGAACTCCTCCACCTTCTCGTCGTCGGGATTGCCATATCCTATGGCCTGTTCAGCCACCGCAACACCGAACCTGAGCTTGAGAAGGAGGCTGCGTGGAAGGCCGACAGCCCCCAATCTTACctttcccaaatccttcatgtatCTTCAGTCTTCGACGATTACGAGGTTGGTAGCCCACGCAGGCTCCTTGATGAGAGCAAAATCCAGACTTGGAGCTCGCAGCACTGCCGAAACAATCCTGTGGTTGTGGTCAAAAAGGATGGCACCAATGTCACCGAAGCAACCAACAGGCCTCTGCGTTTGCCCGTCCGAAGCTTGAAATCATGCGCCCAAGACTCTGGGTTGCATGATTCTTGCTACGAATTCATCGATGGGCACTCCGGTTCGGTTAATGGAATCGAGGAGCCTAGAAGTTTTGATGCTCTGAATTCTAGGAATGATACGAAGGGGAGTGCTGTCTTTCCATCTCCTGTTCCATGGAGATCGAGATCAGGAAGAATGGAGGCGATGGATGAATTGGCGTCGGGTGCAGGTAGGTACCCTTCACCACCCTCTCGTTCTCCACCTCCTTCCATCTTGGGTGCTGCTATGGGTCCTTCCAAGATTCCATCGTTCCGCTCTCCAAAgaggctctcttcttctcccactCTTTCCCCGGACGCGAAGGCCAGGAGCAGTGAGGAtgtgggaaggaagaagagcttCTGCATGTCTTCTGCACCCCCTGCACCACCACCCCCGCCTCCATTTCTTGGTCATCATTGCTATCCACCCATCTCGGACAAAAATGTTGTTACGAAAAGTTTCAAAGATGAATTGAAGGATCTGAGCCGGAGGGGAAGGAAAGGCTTTCAGAGTGCCAACGATTCAGGCTTTGATTCTTTGATGTCAGCACCAAAAACGACGAACGATGCCCAGAGTGCAACTCCAGGTCGAGCAACAAAGACTGGTGCGAAGCAATCATTCGGCTATGAAGCACACCAGCATTCGCTGGCCCCAAGATACCAATCTGAAGTCGAGAATGAATTGATGGAGAAGAAGGTGATCATTTCTTCGGAAGATTCAGATAGTGATGATGATCCCAGTGAGTCCTCTGATAAAGTAGTAGTTTCGAACTCTGCGGCAGAAGCTGGACCGGAAGAGAATGAAGTTGATAAGAAGGCCGATGAGTTCATAGCCAAGTTCAGGGAACAGATCAGGCTTCAGAGAATCGAATCAATCAAGATATCCAGTAGGCAGGGAAACCTTAGAAATCCAAAGTag
- the LOC103711674 gene encoding LOW QUALITY PROTEIN: phosphatidylglycerophosphate phosphatase PTPMT1-like (The sequence of the model RefSeq protein was modified relative to this genomic sequence to represent the inferred CDS: inserted 1 base in 1 codon; deleted 2 bases in 2 codons) yields MYIEELAEGESGSGGGGGGGEDESSVAGVNGKKVGLLDAKRAMVGVGARXLFYPTLLYNVLRNKIQSEFRWWDEVDQFLLLGAVPFPSDVPCLKQLGVCGVITLNEPYETLVPTSLYLAHGIRHLVIPTRDYLFAPSFGDICRAVDFIHENASSGKTTYVHCKAGRGRSTTIVLCYLVQHRQMTPSAAYAYVRLSRPRVLLTSSQWQAVQEYYRLRVKKTGISSCLDNPIVKSAVLVTTQKLVAFDDSSFVVVSESDLDGYDGDVAPSNVGNSIWAELGLAYRVQLAGQAAFARFSCFWLRCHAHQETLLTDKIGRESCSLEADQLGNGHPCLLQGMVVKL; encoded by the exons ATGTATATTGAGGAATTAGCCGAGGGTGAGTCGGGGagcggtggaggaggaggaggaggggaagatGAATCATCGGTTGCTGGGGTTaatggcaagaaggttggattaTTGGATGCGAAGAGGGCTATGGTTGGGGTTGGGGCTC TTCTCTTCTATCCGACTCTTTTGTATAATGTCCTTCGGAATAAGATCCAGTCCGAG TTTCGTTGGTGGGATGAGGTCGACCAG TTTTTACTGTTAGGTGCTGTTCCATTCCCTAGTGATGTTCCTTGCTTAAAGCAACTTGGTGTTTGTGGAGTTATCACATTAAATGAACCATATGAGACTTTGGTCCCTACATCACTATATCTT GCTCATGGGATTCGACATTTGGTGATACCA ACAAGAGATTACCTCTTTGCCCCATCATTTGGAGATATATGTCGAGCTGTAGACTTCATCCATG AGAACGCATCCAGTGGGAAAACAACATATGTTCACTGTAAAGCAGGTCGAGGGCGCAGCACAACCATTGTTCTCTGTTACCTG GTGCAACATAGGCAGATGACACCTAGTGCAGCATATGCATATGTCAGATTAAGCAGGCCAAGAGTTCTTTTAACTTCTTCACAGTGGCAG GCTGTCCAAGAGTACTACAGACTGAGGGTGAAGAAAACTGGAATATCTAGCTGTTTGGACAATCCAATTGTGAAGTCAGCGGTGCTAGTCACCACTCAAAAACTCGTGGCTTTTGATGACAGCTCCTTTGTGGTGGTATCCGAATCTGACCTTGATGGATATGATGGGGATGTTGCACCAAGCAATGTGGGGAATAGCATATGGGCAGAGCTTGGCCTAGCATACAGGGTGCAGTTAGCTGGCCAAGCAGCTTTTGCAAGGTTCTCATGTTTCTGGCTTCGGTGCCATGCTCATCAGGAGACACTGTTGACTGATAAGATTGGGAGGGAGAGCTGCTCCTTGGAAGCTGATCAGCTAGGAAATGGACATCCCTGTTTGTTGCAAGGAATGGTGGTGAAATTATAa